In Eubalaena glacialis isolate mEubGla1 chromosome 3, mEubGla1.1.hap2.+ XY, whole genome shotgun sequence, the following are encoded in one genomic region:
- the CFAP45 gene encoding cilia- and flagella-associated protein 45 — translation MVRELIIPTKDPSGESLIMSPEEFERIKWASHVLTREELKAREQAFKKEKEAIVDAVTTRKKIMKQKEMVWRNSKKLNDLEEVAKERAQDLLQRASQLRMEQEEELKDMRKIILNAKCHAIRDAQILEKQLIQKELDAEEKRLDQMMEVERQKSVQRQEELHRKRREERIRGRRHIVEQMEKNQEERSLLAKQQEQEKEQMLAYREQLQEEDLRDLERRHQQKLKMQAEIKRINDENQRQKAELLAQEKLADQMVMEFTKKKMAREAEFEAEQERIRREKEKEIARLRAMQEKAQDYQAEQDALRAKRNQEVADREWRRKEKENAQKKMETEAKLRKSRLEQVAFKEHTLAIQVQRDRDEFERILRAQREQIEKEQLEEEKKAMGRLQYANELRRQVRESQQQQVKDRIATFEEGRRLKEEAQKRRERIEDIKKKKIEELRATGLPEKYCTEAERKANIAPDTSVN, via the exons ATGGTCCGGGAGCTCAT CATCCCCACCAAGGACCCCTCCGGGGAGTCCCTTATCATGAGCCCTGAGGAGTTTGAGCGGATCAAATGGGCATCCCACGTCCTGACTAGAGAAGAACTCAAGGCCAGGGAGCAGGCCttcaagaaggagaaggaagccaTTGTG GACGCAGTGACCACACGCAAGAAGATCATGAAACAGAAGGAAATGGTTTGGAGAAACAGCAAGAAGCTCAACGATCTGGAGGAGGTGGCCAAGGAGAGGGCCCAGGACCTCCTTCAGAGAGCCAGCCAGCTGCGGatggagcaggaggaggagctgAAGGACATGAGAAAG ATCATCCTCAATGCTAAGTGCCATGCCATCCGGGATGCCCAAATTCTGGAGAAGCAGCTGATCCAAAAAGAACTGGATGCAGAGGAGAAGCGGTTGGATCAGATGATGGAGGTGGAGCGCCAGAAATCCGTGCAGAGGCAGGAGGAGCTGCACAGAAAGAGGCGGGAAGAGAGAATCCG AGGAAGACGGCACATAGTGGAACAGATGGAAAAGAACCAGGAGGAGCGATCGCTGCTTGCCAAGCAGCAGGAGCAGGAGAAGGAGCAGATGCTGGCGTATAGGGAACAGCTCCAGGAGGAGGATCTAAGG GACTTGGAACGAAGACACCAGCAAAAGCTGAAGATGCAGGCTGAGATCAAACGCATCAATGATGAAAACCAGAGGCAGAAAGCAGAGCTGCTGGCTCAGGAGAAGCTGGCAGACCAGATGGTGATGGAATTTACCAAGAAGAAGATG GCTCGAGAAGCAGAGTTTGAGGCTGAGCAGGAGAGAATccggagggagaaagagaaggagatcGCCCGCCTGAGGGCAATGCAGGAGAAGGCCCAGGATTACCAGGCAGAGCAG GATGCCTTGCGGGCCAAACGCAACCAGGAGGTTGCCGACAGAGAGTGGcgcagaaaggaaaaggaaaacgcACAGAAGAagatggaaactgaggccaaacTGCGGAAAAGTCGGCTAGAACAGGTGGCTTTCAAGGAGCACACTCTGGCCATTCAGGTGCAACGGGACCGGGATGAGTTCGAGAGGATTCTTCG GGCTCAGAGAGAGCAGATTGAAAAAGAGCagctggaggaggagaaaaaggccaTGGGGCGCTTACAGTATGCCAATGAGCTCCGGCGCCAGGTGCGGGAGAGCCAGCAGCAGCAGGTAAAGGACCGGATTGCCACCTTCGAGGAGGGCCGGCGCCTCAAAGAGGAGGCCCAGAAGCGGCGTGAGCGCATTGAAgacatcaagaagaaaaagatagaGGAGCTGAG AGCCACCGGCCTTCCTGAGAAGTACTGCACTGAAGCTGAGCGCAAAGCTAACATCGCACCCGACACCTCTGTGAACTGA